In Cataglyphis hispanica isolate Lineage 1 chromosome 22, ULB_Chis1_1.0, whole genome shotgun sequence, a single window of DNA contains:
- the LOC126857584 gene encoding uncharacterized protein LOC126857584 isoform X5 — MSSEDTTDNATATAATNPNIAMKTKNWVQFEDETSPKDTTDVEKKANSSATAVIKPESVTVQIDKINKSIDPPDINDKKTNEYKGAVIATESVQINLDRSGLSRSITSDIPDLKLPSDIRTSEAKSASLKTIDLRDVSNGRNTSSNVVSTSIGNIRQGFANGDTIVTLLPVNTKWPWITPAKFRPELVPEELMAQGLTLTVEDYVHIMELLVNDVRFNMYNICYKRILVLWIFTAFVVLLGLLFSGVTGLTLFGLGIMWLVLNAAAIFFCMFIKIKLNHNLEKCMAQVNKHLLKHKILLGLDDRGKISCHKVNLCFIYFDTTDCIKKLQEVIEREEREGRIIGGGGDDGSELSRQRELQQRMDIDDSDIVIQGSTTTRISRKQGKNEQVFCRYVQRWAKDYLRRRLDWTVDEEGGNPSSPRHLASALCPCQYIEEWLRNKPRVQGRDFCPRWSSFLRDRGI; from the exons ATGAGTTCCGAAGATACAACTGATAATGCGACAGCTACTGCGGCAACTAATCCTAATATAGCTATGAAGACTAAGAATTGGGTCCAATTTGAGGATGAAACGAGTCCAAAAGACACTAcagatgtagaaaaaaaagccAATAGTAGCGCAACTGCTGTAATAAAGCCTGAGTCGGTTACAGTTCAAatcgacaaaattaataaaagtattgatCCACctgatattaatgataagaaaACTAATGAGTATAAAGGTGCTGTGATAGCAACCGAATCCGTCCAGATTAATTTAGATAGATCAGGTTTAAGTCGTTCCATCACATCCGATATTCCAGACCTTAAATTACCATCTGACATTAGAACATCAGAGGCCAAGAGCGCTTCTTTAAAAACTATTGATCTAAGAGATGTGTCTAATGGTAGAAATACATCGAGCAATGTTGTCAGTACATCTATCGGAAACATTAGACAGGGTTTTGCCAATGGTGATACTATCGTTACTCTTTTACCAGTAAATACTAAATGGCCATGGATTACTCCAGCTAAGTTTAGACCAGAATTAGTACCAGAAGAATTGATGGCACAAGGATTAACg CTCACAGTGGAAGATTATGTTCACATAATGGAGTTACTTGTCAATGATGTGCGCTtcaatatgtataacatatgcTACAAAAGAATTCTTGTCCTTTGGATATTCACCGCCTTTGTTGTACTACTTGGTCTGCTGTTTTCTGGTGTAACCGGTCTTACTTTATTCGGGCTCGGTATCATGTGGCTGGTCCTGAATGCGGCTGCAATATTCTTTTGCATGTTTATCAAGATAAAACTCAATCATAATCTCGAAAAATGTATGGCTCAAGTcaacaaacatttattaaaacacaaaatattaCTGGGACTAGATGACAGAGGAAAAATTTCCTGCCACAAAGTCAACTTATGTTTCATATACTTTGATACTACTGATTGCATT AAAAAGCTACAAGAAGTAATAGAGCGAGAAGAACGTGAAGGTAGAATAATTGGCGGTGGTGGTGATGACGGAAGCGAGTTAAGCCGACAACGAGAATTACAGCAACGTATGGACATTGATGACAGTGACATTGTTATACAAGGCAGCACTACCACGAGAATCTCTCGTAAACAG GGTAAAAACGAACAAGTATTCTGCCGTTATGTGCAACGTTGGGCGAAGGATTACTTACGACGCCGTTTGGATTGGACAGTTGACGAGGAGGGTGGAAATCCTTCTTCGCCACGTCACTTAGCGTCCGCTCTGTGTCCATGTCAATATATAGAGGAATGGTTACGTAATAAACCACGCGTTCAAGGCAGAGATTTTTGTCCCAGATGGAGTAGCTTTCTAAGAGATAGAGGCATTTGA